From the Paramormyrops kingsleyae isolate MSU_618 chromosome 7, PKINGS_0.4, whole genome shotgun sequence genome, one window contains:
- the LOC111847456 gene encoding nucleus accumbens-associated protein 2-like — protein MSQLLHVEIPNFGSTVLGCLNEQRLQGQHCDVSIVVKGHAFKAHRAVLAASSLYFRDLFSGSSKAQFELPSSVAPACFQQLLSFCYTGKLTMAASEQLVIMYTAGYLQIQHIVEKGMDLVFKANSPHCDSQTAAAEDQGSEPQSPSNNTTPTGALGPPTAWSPATTAARRIKLEGSETTLGHQGLGGGKGARLTRGPSIFYSSAGVAGGGAAAAIFPGAQPYPLTGGERCSPGASSLPATDSPTSYQNEDEEFEEEPYDGMTEEGYGQIYGRTANPYSIQEKSDVAGMAVSLESRSCVLIRRDQVALPASLVSQIGYRCHPKLYTEGDPGEKLELVAGTGVFMTRGQLMNCHLCAGIKHKVLLRRLLATFFDRNTLANSCGTGIRSSTSDPSRKPLDSRVLNAVKLYCQNFAPNFKESEMNVIAADMCTNARRVRKRWLPKIKSMLPDGMEVYRVGAAAVGLGLALGSAQVGLPLPYESDFKPLSGLAFERELYADRKEALRTHLQLGAGSPGAEAAATPGAEPELGGPQVGEEEAEEAVEEEEEEEPLLQNSETTAAAPFGPRNELAGGGKPPTPKGQQVEEFEEGVLRINGQ, from the exons ATGTCCCAGCTGCTGCATGTGGAGATCCCCAACTTCGGCAGCACGGTGCTGGGCTGCTTAAATGAGCAGCGGCTGCAGGGCCAGCACTGCGACGTGTCCATCGTGGTGAAAGGACACGCCTTCAAGGCGCACCGCGCGGTGCTGGCCGCTAGCAGCCTCTACTTCCGCGACCTGTTCAGCGGCAGCTCCAAGGCGCAGTTCGAGCTGCCGTCGTCGGTGGCGCCCGCCTGCTTCCAGCAGCTGCTCTCCTTCTGCTACACGGGCAAGCTGACCATGGCGGCCAGCGAGCAGCTGGTGATCATGTACACGGCGGGCTACCTCCAGATCCAGCACATCGTGGAGAAGGGTATGGACCTGGTGTTCAAGGCGAACTCGCCGCACTGTGACTCGCAGACAGCCGCCGCCGAGGACCAAGGTTCCGAGCcgcagagtcccagcaacaacACCACGCCCACCGGCGCGCTGGGGCCCCCGACGGCATGGTCTCCCGCCACCACGGCTGCCCGCCGCATCAAGCTGGAAGGGAGCGAAACCACGCTCGGGCATCAGGGGCTGGGTGGCGGCAAAGGGGCACGGCTCACGCGGGGCCCCTCCATCTTCTACAGTTCTGCGGGAGTTGCAGGGGGCGGGGCCGCCGCTGCCATATTTCCAGGGGCGCAGCCCTACCCCCTGACTGGGGGCGAGCGCTGCAGTCCAGGGGCCTCCAGCCTGCCCGCCACTGACAGCCCCACCTCCTACCAGAACGAGGACGAGGAGTTCGAGGAAGAGCCATACGATGGCATGACCGAGGAGGGTTACGGGCAGATCTACGGGCGAACAGCGAACCCTTATAGCA TCCAGGAGAAGTCGGATGTGGCCGGCATGGCGGTGTCCCTGGAGAGCCGCTCCTGCGTGCTGATTCGCCGGGACCAGGTGGCGCTCCCCGCGAGCCTCGTCAGCCAGATCGGATACCGCTGCCACCCCAAGCTGTACACCGAGGGCGACCCGGGGGAGAAGCTGGAGCTGGTGGCAG GTACAGGAGTCTTCATGACCCGAGGGCAGCTGATGAACTGCCACCTGTGTGCGGGCATCAAGCACAAGGTGCTGCTTCGCCGCCTGCTGGCTACCTTCTTTGACAG GAACACACTGGCTAATAGCTGTGGGACAGGTATCCGCTCGTCCACTAGTGACCCCAGTAGGAAGCCTCTGGACAGCCGCGTGCTTAATGCCGTCAAAC TGTACTGTCAGAACTTCGCCCCCAACTTCAAAGAGAGTGAGATGAATGTGATTGCGGCGGACATGTGCACCAACGCGCGGCGCGTCAGAAAGCGCTGGCTTCCCAAGATCAAGTCCATGCTGCCCGACGGGATGGAGGTGTATCGGGTGGGGGCCGCTGCCGTGGGCCTGGGGCTGGCGCTGGGCAGTGCTCAGGTGGGCCTGCCTCTGCCCTACGAGTCCGACTTCAAGCCACTATCGGGCCTGGCCTTCGAGCGTGAGCTCTACGCTGACCGCAAGGAAGCGCTCAGAACTCACCTGCAGCTGGGGGCAGGCAGCCCGGGCGCAGAGGCTGCCGCCACCCCGGGGGCGGAGCCTGAACTGGGCGGGCcccaggtcggggaggaggaggcggaggaggcggtggaggaggaagaggaggaggaaccCCTTTTGCAGAATTCAGAGACGACGGCGGCAGCACCTTTCGGTCCCAGGAATGAGTTGGCGGGAGGTGGCAAGCCTCCCACGCCCAAGGGACAGCAAGTAGAGGAGTTCGAGGAGGGGGTGCTGCGGATAAATGGCCAGTGA